Proteins co-encoded in one Theileria equi strain WA chromosome 3, complete sequence genomic window:
- a CDS encoding hypothetical protein (encoded by transcript BEWA_006010A) encodes MDKNSISTAFCFIPESDASFEVRCAAINNEKRLLATGTEQGVIILWEISSSDRKYSNCTRSLSRFKEIYEKANNLKLTQKFLLIFNNNSVAFPVIQVEFAAGSSLSFAPKDGSHSPNCFNGTQPAEEILLSLHEDSTVCVWSLTNYRCLHKVRGPPFTINKILVLPDRRFIALVGDYKINIIDAWNIKLIETLDISKEHKSAQLKVTADNRSSVLTTESDDPSLEGFSSTGPNKVPKIVSVKCGCAPSILSFRHGIPFQNEDEASLKDIGKTNSCPLLIAILLDNHDMLVLDLTVRISHYKILDGSSNGSIRIISEWDMCYGHKAKITPERKGTLKRSGTSRGRFGINAAREHIFELEKEEGHLCMIDRFIFLLIGYRILVWYYEFDGELIRTAEILSFSDSEFSPRTESWFGLKCLRVYNDANLLLAWLKNGKARMFMIPKRNAKRHFYPVKTIRFPPFSQSIKCNHDICFLIDENLCNYDLMDLGDFPLTVFALYTNNGQITYGKNDFKLWSRMKNTLRIGSTLAHKDRVCSVSIVERNGVINKIELLSNGMLRCINLTDYRIEYMTSPNAVVSFLSSINQDRVFNQFFASYRISTPVKKFENDFEADTSRWILHSVGNNFLVIAMDNGGITIYALSTLEIYLFLNKCHTFPIRSVHNVYSIVSIGEKSKESDLVELPDSFASLDSSGSLVLFNISQFVGHCFNYQNIPFQIPDDSIYSEANSKDNHCTEYLHQQNLIFHSESSRGLHRMDSTRFLFNVDIDKIFVNNERDLLFVLTKAHVLLWRITTGSFLRRFPQLFLYRRAIFLSTSKTMSPFGQLKSSMSFADTITSLLSNKWQTETSDDTKGGNVDIMKSLPPNYLLSLSLFSDKRKRKSLISPLCISFLNLHFKGSKKFTFLSKAKCSRANHRRFLIDSGRAFSKVSKRYVKAREVDFSDLRDEKITKATPFVIFPLTNVLYENHINADILALLESSTLGYLGIPNGSISIPLKFEYFGTCILRHINHRKCILSDEPPKPRVVRCNSFPSVIKDSANDIFDSPHTNTNSYLSTCLLLQDLYFSHTYSSKDVYETVYTWEQSVDIWLLANLMLVCTCQTLFTRLSNLLAKRLNSCSNHELDLHVSRALFYIHNAHSFKMNVKSRTNIYICHCNATTFTFGTRCGACLKPENGLETLDDFATPPKQWEEDASLIILTFIALDNHLYSLRNHVRIGIKNYLFATYVAQQLIGLIMPTQSDPSIQILDKNATLFDSNTFFLDAFTQGFGIIWSLSSLSKQSILPEHIRYSKVATAFRDDFESVEGMPMDNAYFILMIIHNYHLTASDHWNKLLILCCCEDTMLVIDIFGWIVKKKKLGGAYITTSIKLIINFISNFRQIGIYHLPDLVGIIIKCLDPSDYNMRILMLRHATSALFYLVKNIPMVDFHQDTQRFAVGSQTGHIIIYDVRTATKWRMFMGRQSEIGCVAFSSAGNFIAAYYVRVPCFIVWKCSSSGLLGSLLTNTSKEYKVVKLKEISNASISFNEVIYILS; translated from the exons ATGGACAAGAATAGCATTAGCACAGCCTTTTGCTTTATACCGGAGTCTGATGCTTCGTTTGAGGTGAGATGTGCAGCTATTAATAACGAGAAGCGGCTATTAGCAACTGGAACAGAGCAAGGTGTGATAATTCTATGGGAAATTAGTTCTTCCGATAGAAAGTATAGTAATTGCACGCGGTCATTAAGCAGGTTCAAGGAGATTTATGAGAAAGCAAACAATTTGAAGCTGACGCAAAAGTTCTTGCTCATCTTTAATAACAACTCAGTTGCGTTTCCGGTCATTCAAGTTGAGTTTGCGGCTGGCTCTAGCCTATCATTTGCGCCCAAAGATGGCTCACATTCTCCAAATTGCTTCAATGGAACGCAGCCGGCGGAAGAAATCCTCTTGTCCTTACATGAAGACAGTACAGTCTGTGTATGGTCATTGACAAATTATCGGTGTTTACACAAGGTGAGGGGACCTCCATTCACGAtcaacaaaattttggttTTACCAGATCGTAGATTTATCGCATTGGTCGGTGACTATAAGATAAATATAATTGACGCATGGAATATAAAGCTAATAGAAACAttagatatttcaaaagAGCATAAATCGGCTCAATTGAAGGTTACAGCAGATAATCGTAGTAGCGTGCTTACCACGGAATCAGATGATCCATCGCTTGAAGGATTTTCTAGCACAGGACCGAATAAAGTTCCAAAGATAGTATCAGTAAAGTGTGGTTGCGCACCTTCAATCCTTAGTTTTCGGCATGGCATTCCATTTcaaaatgaagatgaggCCTCCTTAAAGGATATTGGAAAGACAAATTCTTGCCCATTATTAATAGCCATTTTATTGGATAACCATGATATGCTAGTTTTGGACTTGACCGTGCGTATATCGCATTACAAGATTTTGGATGGTTCATCAAATGGTTCCATTAGGATTATTTCGGAATGGGATATGTGTTATGGTCACAAGGCAAAAATAACACCGGAAAGAAAAGGCACTTTAAAGAGAAGTGGCACTTCTAGAGGTCGTTTTGGTATTAATGCAGCACGTGAGCATATTTTTGAGCttgaaaaggaggaagGTCATTTATGCATGATTGATCGTTTCATCTTTCTTTTGATTGGTTATCGCATTTTGGTTTGGTATTACGAGTTTGATGGCGAATTAATAAGGACTGCCGAGATTTTGAGTTTTTCCGACTCAGAATTTAGCCCTAGAACAGAAAGTTGGTTTGGACTCAAATGTTTAAGGGTATACAACGATGCTAACTTGTTACTCGCATGGttgaaaaatggaaaagcGCGTATGTTTATGATTCCTAAACGTAATGCAAAGCGTCATTTTTATCCTGTAAAAACCATTAGGTTTCCTCCGTTTTCTCAATCAATAAAATGCAATCATGACATATGTTTTTTAATTGATGAAAATCTTTGCAACTATGATTTGATGGATCTAGGTGATTTCCCACTTACTGTTTTTGCACTTTACACAAATAACGGACAAATAACCTACGGTAAGAATGACTTTAAGCTTTGGAGTAGGATGAAAAACACCCTAAGAATCGGCTCAACTTTAGCGCATAAGGATAGGGTTTGTTCAGTTTCCATTGTTGAGAGAAATGGAGTCATTAATAAGATTGAGCTTCTTTCGAATGGGATGCTTCGTTGCATAAATTTGACCGATTATAGAATTGAATATATGACATCGCCTAATGCAGTCGTCTCATTTTTAAGTTCAATTAATCAAGATAGAGTATTTAATCAATTTTTTGCCAGTTACAGAATCAGCACTCCAGTAAAAAAATTTGAGAATGATTTTGAGGCTGATACTAGTCGTTGGATTTTGCATTCTGTAGGAAATAATTTTTTGGTTATTGCTATGGATAATGGAGGAATTACAATTTATGCTTTGAGTACGTTGGAAATATACTTGTTTTTGAATAAATGTCATACATTTCCTATAAGGTCTGTTCACAATGTCTATTCTATAGTATCTATTGGAGAAAAATCTAAGGAATCTGATTTGGTTGAATTACCGGATTCCTTTGCTTCTTTGGATTCTTCTGGATCATTGGTTTTGTTTAATATATCTCAATTTGTTGGCCATTGTTTCAATTACCAAAATATTCCGTTTCAAATCCCAGATGATTCAATATATTCTGAAGCTAATTCTAAGGATAACCATTGCACGGAATATCTGCACCAACAAAATCTTATTTTCCATTCTGAAAGTTCTAGAGGGTTACATCGTATGGATAGCACTCGCTTTTTGTTCAATGTTGATATAGATAAAATTTTCGTTAACAATGAGAGAGATTTGCTTTTTGTTCTGACAAAGGCCCATGTACTTTTATGGAGGATAACAACTGGGAGTTTTTTGAGACGTTTTCCACAGCTTTTTCTTTACAGGAGAGCTATCTTCTTGTCTACGTCAAAGACCATGTCCCCTTTTGGACAGTTAAAATCTAGCATGAGCTTTGCTGATACGATAACTTCACTCCTGTCAAACAAGTGGCAAACGGAAACTTCAGATGATACAAAGGGTGGAAATGTTGATATTATGAAATCACTTCCTCCAAATTATCTTCTTTCCCTGTCTCTATTTTCTGATAAGCGCAAAAGAAAAAGTTTAATATCACCACTTTGTATTTCTTTTTTAAACTTGCATTTTAAAGGTTCGAAAAagtttacatttttatctaAAGCAAAGTGTTCACGTGCTAACCATAGGAGATTTCTCATAGATAGTGGAAGAGCATTTTCTAAAGTTAGCAAACGATATGTTAAGGCAAGAGAAGTTGATTTTTCAGATTTACgtgatgaaaaaattacTAAAGCAACACCTTTCGTTATATTTCCATTAACCAATGTATTATATGAAAATCACATTAATGCCGATATTCTAGCATTGTTAGAGTCATCCACTCTTGGTTATTTAGGTATTCCTAACGGTTCAATTTCTATTCCCCTCAAGtttgaatattttggaacTTGTATATTACGTCACATAAACCATCGCAAATGTATATTATCGGATGAACCTCCAAAACCACGGGTTGTTCGCTGCaattcatttccatctgtTATAAAGGATTCTGCGAACGATATTTTTGATAGTCCACACACGAATACAAACTCATATTTGTCAACATGTCTGTTATTACAagatttatatttttctCACACATATTCTTCCAAAGACGTATACGAAACTGTATATACATGGGAACAATCGGTAGATATATGGCTACTTGCCAATTTAATGTTGGTTTGTACCTGCCAAACTCTATTCACTCGATTGTCCAACTTGTTGGCTAAAAGGCTAAATTCTTGTTCAAATCATGAACTAGATCTTCATGTTTCAAGGGCTTTGTTCTACATTCACAATGCACATTCTTTTAAGATGAATGTGAAGAGCAGGacaaacatttacatttgcCACTGTAATGCTACGACTTTCACATTTGGAACTCGATGTGGTGCCTGCCTGAAACCAGAGAATGGGTTAGAAACTCTTGACGACTTTGCAACACCCCCAAAACAATGGGAAGAGGATGCATCCTTGATAATTCTAACGTTTATAGCACTTGACAATCATTTGTATTCTCTGCGCAATCATGTTAGAATAGGGATAAAGAACTATCTGTTTGCGACATATGTTGCTCAGCAGCTTATTGGATTGATAATGCCTACTCAGTCTGATCCCAGCATTCAAATTTTGGACAAAAACGCTACCCTATTTGATAGCAACACCTTCTTCCTTGATGCTTTTACACAAGGGTTTGGAATCATATGGAGTTTGTCTAGTCTTTCAAAACAGTCTATTCTCCCAGAGCACATTCGCTATTCAAAAGTTGCCACCGCATTTCGCGATGATTTTGAATCTGTAGAG GGCATGCCGATGGATAATGCGTACTTCATATTGATGATAATCCATAATTATCACTTGACAGCCTCTGATCACTGGAACAAATTACTTATATTATGCTGTTGTGAGGATACAATGCTAGTTATTGATATCTTTGGATGGATTGttaaaaagaagaagttaGGGGGGGCATACATTACCACATCGATTAAGTTGATCATAAACTTCATAAGCAACTTTCGGCAGATTGGAATTTACCACCTCCCTGATCTTGTTGGTAT
- a CDS encoding hypothetical protein (encoded by transcript BEWA_005990A), protein MEEATPKSLELLPVALVGNVHDILQRGITSVDHPDSSNDVSTNKNAKKYLPKNRKFKKEAIASLNRASSLFVLYVTTIAHSIAKANKRSTVVERDVMEALRTCMFWEIERRIVNEQDTQYEEDGDDVEIDDAPTNDLEQMDDIEDIAENPEEMEIDEET, encoded by the exons ATGGAAGAAGCAACGCCAAAATCGCTCGAACTGTTACCTGTGGCATTGGTAGGAAAT GTGCATGATATACTTCAGAGAGGAATCACATCAGTTGACCatccagattcttcaaacGATGTGTCTACAAACAAAAACGCCAAGAAATACCTTCCAAAAAACAGGAAATTTAAAAAGGAAGCTATCGCATCTCTAAATCGCGCATCATCTCTTTTTGTTCTATACGTAACAACCATTGCCCACAGTATTGCCAAGGCTAACAAAAG GAGTACTGTTGTCGAACGAGATGTTATGGAAGCGCTGAGAACATGCATGTTCTGGGAAATCGAACGAAGGATTGTAAACGAACAAGATACGCAATATGAAGAGGATGGAGACGACGTGGAAATTGACGACGCTCCTACGAATGATTTAGAACAGATGGATGATATAGAAGATATTGCTGAAAATCcagaagaaatggaaataGACGAAGAAACGTAA